Proteins encoded in a region of the Bacillales bacterium genome:
- a CDS encoding sulfotransferase — MENGTIDLSERSRVRYNGNHRKRLQFTTIHRKGRLLVTVTQKEAGDSGLSTAKKAIFTFGLIAGGYGLMKQLKANENRHESKAVVILGSGRSGTSVLARAVNIAGVDLGDTFIGTNETNPKGFFENNKIVRVHNKISRKLKRRPFPYRFDIRKTIKPLRDDLKQYMEDKFADKPLWGWKDPRTNDFLPMWKRILKELNAEGHYLIIVRNPIDVVASYKRAYNRDETWARLQWQFRTLTALRETKNEKRIIVEYEDLFNNSLSCIKRIMQTFGLPWSEDELSMKRKLDAFIDPNLQRSDSGTDVEAFRKREDVAPDVKELYLLCLEGARQPSTLQTKPFQAKVDLLYKEYLRKYGELSVLPPK; from the coding sequence ATGGAAAATGGCACCATCGATTTGAGTGAGCGATCACGAGTGCGCTATAATGGAAATCATCGGAAACGACTGCAGTTCACGACAATTCATCGGAAAGGACGACTTCTCGTGACGGTTACGCAAAAGGAAGCCGGTGATTCCGGTTTGTCAACAGCGAAGAAAGCGATTTTCACCTTTGGTTTGATTGCCGGAGGGTACGGTCTCATGAAACAGTTGAAAGCGAACGAAAACCGACACGAAAGCAAAGCGGTCGTCATTCTCGGCTCAGGACGGTCTGGAACGTCGGTGCTTGCCCGCGCGGTCAACATTGCCGGGGTCGATCTCGGGGATACGTTCATCGGAACGAATGAAACGAATCCGAAAGGTTTTTTTGAAAACAACAAAATTGTCAGGGTTCACAACAAAATCTCGCGCAAGCTCAAACGCCGGCCGTTTCCGTATCGATTCGACATAAGGAAAACGATCAAGCCGCTCCGCGATGATTTAAAGCAATACATGGAAGACAAATTCGCGGACAAGCCGTTGTGGGGTTGGAAAGACCCGCGGACGAACGATTTTTTGCCGATGTGGAAACGCATCCTCAAAGAACTGAACGCTGAGGGGCACTATTTGATCATCGTTCGGAATCCGATCGATGTCGTCGCTTCTTATAAAAGGGCGTATAATAGAGACGAGACTTGGGCGCGGTTGCAATGGCAGTTTCGCACCTTGACGGCCTTGCGCGAAACGAAAAACGAAAAACGAATCATCGTCGAGTATGAAGATTTGTTCAACAACAGCCTTTCGTGCATTAAGCGGATCATGCAAACGTTCGGGTTGCCGTGGTCGGAAGACGAATTGTCCATGAAGCGAAAACTCGACGCGTTCATTGATCCGAATTTGCAGCGCAGCGACAGCGGCACGGATGTGGAAGCCTTTCGGAAACGAGAAGATGTTGCGCCAGATGTGAAGGAGTTATACTTGCTGTGTCTGGAAGGGGCGCGTCAGCCGTCAACGTTGCAAACGAAACCTTTTCAGGCGAAAGTCGATCTATTATACAAAGAGTATTTGCGCAAGTACGGGGAATTGTCGGTTCTGCCGCCGAAATAA